The Paenibacillus sp. G2S3 region CCTAAGCAGCATAATCGTTCCCTCATTGCACAATCGAAATCTATTGCAAATTATGCAATTCAACCATCCGACAACTCAATTCAAACGCATAATGAATATCCACACATTACATAAAGACGAGAGCTTTCACGGACGCAACTTGCGCTTCCTTGAAAGCTCTCGTCTTTTTATGCACTGCTTAAAGCCCAGCTTTATCAAGCGCCTCTTTACGGCCGCCCTGCACCAACTCGCTGTACAAGCCACCTTGCTTCAACAACTCCTCATGAGAGCCTTGTTGCAGTAATTTGCCCCCTTGAAGAACAAGAATTCGATCAGCTGCGCGGATGGTGCCCAGTCTATGAGCAATTACGAAGCTGGTACGTCCCTTCATCAGTGCCTGAAGTCCTTCCTGAATCTTGATTTCAGTCACCGTATCAATACTGCTAGTGGCTTCATCAAGGACAAGCATAGAAGGGTTGGCGAGAATGGCCCTTGCAATGGAGAGTAGTTGCTTTTGTCCTTGGCTTATGCCACTACCATCTGCCGAGAGCATTCGATCATAGCCTTCCGGCATTCGGATAATAAAAGAATGAGCGTTAGCCAGCTTGGCCGCCTCTTCAACCTCTTCATCGGAAGCGTCCAGTCTCCCGTAACGAATATTATCGCGGATGCTGCCCTTGAACAAAAAAGAATCCTGCAATACAAATGCCATATGGCTCCTCAGGCTTTCACGCCGGATCGAAGTGACATCTAAGCCATCCAGCGTAATCTTACCCTGATTGGGATCATAGAAACGGGATAACAGCCCGATAAGGGTTGTTTTGCCGGCACCGGTAGGTCCCACCAAAGCGATCATTTCGCCAGGTTTCGCTTCAAAGCTAATATCATGCAGCGTGTTAGATCCTCCATCGTATGAAAAAGAGACATTTTCGAACTTTACTGCACCTTCAACTTTAACCAGCGAAGTGGCTGCACCTTCATCTTTCGCTTCCGTCTCTTCGTCCAGCACTTCAAACACTCTTTCTGCTCCCGCAACCGCTGACAGCAGCGTATTCCACTGATTCGCTAAGTCATTCAGAGGGCGAGTAAATTGACGCGTATATTCTACAAACACAATAATCACACCGACCGTAATCGCTCCGCGAATCGCTAGCAAACCACCGACTCCAGCCACAATAGCGAAGCTCAAATTATTAAGTCCATTCATCAGCTTAGGAATAAAGCCAGAAATCGACTGTGCCCAGTATCCAGAGAGCATAATTCGCTTATTGCGTTCATGAAAACCAGCGATGACCCGTTCCTCTTGTGAAAAAGCCTTAATAATCCGTTGACCGGATAGCGTCTCTTCTATATAG contains the following coding sequences:
- a CDS encoding ABC transporter ATP-binding protein, with product MFKAILEPFRHPKPVIELGAGRSLGSAAGGKPKAKAKDWGGTLMRIWSYLAERKAKLVLVLLMVVFSSALALLGPYMIGKAVDDYLEGTGGRSWTIFLISLASVYIFYSLTSWLQNIWMIEIAQETVFRMRTELFSHLHRLPISFFNRRQQGEIMSRLTNDIENVSSTLNSSAIQIFSSVLTLLGTVGVMLWLSPLLTLLTFLVVPLMLLGMRWITRRTGPLFKERQRNVGELNGYIEETLSGQRIIKAFSQEERVIAGFHERNKRIMLSGYWAQSISGFIPKLMNGLNNLSFAIVAGVGGLLAIRGAITVGVIIVFVEYTRQFTRPLNDLANQWNTLLSAVAGAERVFEVLDEETEAKDEGAATSLVKVEGAVKFENVSFSYDGGSNTLHDISFEAKPGEMIALVGPTGAGKTTLIGLLSRFYDPNQGKITLDGLDVTSIRRESLRSHMAFVLQDSFLFKGSIRDNIRYGRLDASDEEVEEAAKLANAHSFIIRMPEGYDRMLSADGSGISQGQKQLLSIARAILANPSMLVLDEATSSIDTVTEIKIQEGLQALMKGRTSFVIAHRLGTIRAADRILVLQGGKLLQQGSHEELLKQGGLYSELVQGGRKEALDKAGL